Proteins found in one Rhodobacter capsulatus SB 1003 genomic segment:
- the mnmA gene encoding tRNA 2-thiouridine(34) synthase MnmA, whose translation MPKDLPLNSLGLPKAPADTRVVVAMSGGVDSSVVAAMLKEEGYDVIGVTLQLYDHGAALAKKGACCAGQDIHDARRVAEAMNFPHYVLDYENTFREAVIEEFADAYLAGATPVPCIRCNERVKFKDLLETARDLDADCMATGHYIQRKLGAHGPELHSAADPMRDQSYFLFSTTPEQLAFLRFPLGHLPSKAETRKLAARFGLIVADKPDSQDICFVPTELCERHRKLRPGAADPGEIVDLAGKVLGHHKGVIHYTIGQRRGLGIGGLGDHPLYVVKLDPDTRRVIVGPKEALATRLLRVAEINWLGDEPFESHPEREVSVRIRSTRAPRPAILRPLSATTAEVELIEPEEGVSPGQACVFYETEGSRIFGGGWIVTA comes from the coding sequence ATGCCGAAAGATCTCCCCCTGAATTCGCTGGGCCTGCCGAAAGCGCCCGCCGACACCCGCGTGGTCGTCGCCATGTCGGGCGGCGTCGACAGCTCGGTGGTGGCCGCCATGCTGAAGGAGGAAGGTTACGATGTCATCGGCGTGACCTTGCAGCTTTATGACCATGGCGCGGCCCTGGCGAAAAAGGGCGCCTGCTGCGCGGGCCAGGACATCCACGATGCCCGCCGCGTCGCGGAAGCGATGAATTTCCCCCACTATGTCCTTGATTACGAAAACACTTTCCGCGAAGCCGTGATCGAGGAATTCGCCGATGCCTATCTCGCCGGGGCGACGCCCGTACCCTGCATCCGCTGCAATGAACGGGTGAAGTTCAAGGATCTGCTGGAAACCGCCCGCGATCTCGACGCCGATTGCATGGCGACCGGCCACTACATCCAGCGCAAGCTGGGCGCCCACGGGCCCGAGCTGCATTCGGCCGCCGATCCGATGCGCGACCAGAGCTATTTCCTGTTCTCGACCACGCCCGAGCAGCTTGCCTTCCTGCGATTCCCGCTGGGCCACCTGCCCTCGAAGGCGGAGACCCGCAAACTGGCCGCCAGATTCGGTCTGATCGTCGCCGACAAGCCCGACAGCCAGGATATCTGCTTCGTGCCGACGGAATTATGCGAGCGTCATCGAAAGCTGCGCCCCGGCGCCGCCGATCCGGGCGAGATCGTCGATCTTGCGGGCAAAGTGCTGGGCCATCACAAGGGCGTGATCCACTACACGATCGGGCAGCGCCGCGGCCTGGGCATCGGGGGCCTCGGCGATCATCCGCTTTACGTGGTGAAGCTTGATCCCGACACGCGCCGGGTGATCGTCGGCCCGAAAGAGGCGCTTGCCACGCGGCTTTTGCGGGTGGCCGAAATCAACTGGCTGGGCGACGAGCCGTTCGAAAGCCACCCGGAACGGGAGGTCTCGGTGCGGATCCGCTCCACCCGGGCGCCGCGTCCGGCGATCTTGCGGCCGCTCTCGGCCACCACGGCCGAGGTCGAGCTGATCGAGCCCGAAGAAGGCGTCAGCCCGGGTCAGGCCTGCGTCTTTTACGAAACCGAAGGCAGCCGGATCTTCGGCGGCGGCTGGATCGTCACGGCGTAG
- the sciP gene encoding CtrA inhibitor SciP translates to MYLKKVDGPRAVTLPDGTILTRADLPPKETRRWVASRKAIIVHAVTHGLIGRSEVLERYGLSEEEFDIWAEAVKKHGIAGLKVTAIQKYRQL, encoded by the coding sequence ATGTATCTGAAAAAAGTGGATGGTCCGCGCGCAGTTACGCTGCCCGACGGGACGATTCTGACCCGGGCCGATCTGCCGCCGAAAGAAACGCGTCGTTGGGTGGCGTCGCGCAAGGCGATCATCGTGCATGCGGTGACGCATGGTCTGATCGGACGCTCGGAAGTACTTGAACGTTACGGCTTATCGGAGGAAGAATTCGATATCTGGGCGGAAGCGGTCAAGAAACACGGCATCGCAGGGCTGAAAGTGACGGCGATCCAGAAATATCGACAACTTTAA
- the ctrA gene encoding response regulator transcription factor CtrA, which yields MRILLVEDDPTTSRSIELMLTHANLNVYCTDLGEEGIDLAKLYDYDLILLDLNLPDMNGLEVLRQLRLARVDTPILILTGADDTENKIKGFGFGADDYMTKPFHREELVARIHAIIRRSKGHSQSIIRTGKISVNLDAKTVEVGGKPVHLTGKEYQMLELLSLRKGTTLTKEMFLNHLYGGMDEPELKIIDVFICKLRKKLAEVTGGENYIETVWGRGYVLRDPDQGDLDRRMVVGA from the coding sequence ATGCGGATTTTGTTGGTGGAGGACGACCCGACGACCTCTCGCAGCATCGAGCTGATGCTGACCCATGCCAACCTCAACGTCTACTGCACCGACCTCGGTGAAGAAGGCATCGACCTTGCCAAGCTTTACGATTACGACCTGATCCTTCTCGATCTGAACCTTCCCGACATGAACGGGCTCGAGGTGCTGCGTCAGTTGCGTCTGGCTCGTGTCGACACGCCGATTCTGATCCTGACCGGTGCCGATGACACCGAGAACAAGATCAAGGGCTTCGGCTTTGGCGCCGATGATTACATGACGAAGCCCTTCCATCGCGAAGAGCTGGTGGCCCGGATCCATGCGATCATCCGCCGCTCGAAGGGGCATTCGCAGTCGATCATCCGCACCGGCAAGATCTCGGTCAACCTCGACGCCAAGACGGTGGAAGTGGGCGGCAAGCCGGTGCATCTGACCGGCAAGGAATACCAGATGCTGGAGCTGCTCAGCCTGCGCAAGGGCACGACGCTGACCAAGGAGATGTTCCTCAACCATCTTTACGGCGGCATGGACGAGCCCGAGCTGAAGATCATCGACGTCTTCATCTGCAAGCTGCGCAAGAAGCTGGCCGAAGTCACCGGCGGAGAGAATTACATCGAGACCGTCTGGGGCCGGGGCTATGTGCTGCGGGACCCTGATCAGGGCGACCTTGACCGCCGCATGGTCGTGGGCGCCTGA
- the ligA gene encoding NAD-dependent DNA ligase LigA — MMSAAPFSDLDSLTRAEAEAEVPELVARIEAANHAYHTLDAPKISDADYDALKRRLAAIEARFPDLARADSPTMRVGAAVAEGFGKVAHEIRMLSLENAFLDADVADFDGRMRSYLGLGPESALPCTAEPKIDGLSLSLRYEDGLLVQAATRGDGEVGENVTENARTIADIPQRLTGAPAVLEVRGEVYMSHADFAALNARQAERGDKTFANPRNAAAGSVRQLDARITASRPLKFFAYSWGVLSEPLSDTQLGAIERLKALGFQTNPLTRLCADTAEMLAHYRAIEAQRATLGYDIDGVVYKVNDLALQARLGFRSTTPRWAIAHKFPAELAWTRLEKIEIQVGRTGALSPVARLAPVTVGGVVVSNATLHNEDYIAGLSSKGEVIRDGKDIREGDWVQVYRAGDVIPKVADVDLSRRDPAAQPFVFPHLCPECGSEALREEGDAVRRCTGGLICPAQAVEKLKHFVSRAAFDIEGLGAKQVEAFYKDGWIREPAEIFTLQARFGAGLQQLKNREGWGEKSAQNLFQAIEEKRKIPLARLIFALGIRHVGESSAALFATHYLTWERFEAAMRAAVPGSAEWQELLSIDGVGETLAASVTAAFHPGAERDAIDRLVTHLTVEPAVPRASDSPVAGLTVVFTGTLERMTRAEAKARAEALGAKVAGSVSAKTDILVAGPGAGSKAKKAADLGVRVIDEEAWIRLIGAT, encoded by the coding sequence ATGATGAGCGCAGCACCGTTTTCCGACCTGGACAGCCTGACCCGCGCCGAGGCAGAGGCCGAGGTGCCGGAGCTTGTCGCCCGGATCGAGGCGGCGAATCATGCCTATCACACCCTTGATGCGCCCAAGATTTCCGATGCTGACTATGATGCGCTGAAACGGCGTCTGGCGGCGATCGAGGCGCGGTTTCCCGATCTGGCGCGGGCGGACAGCCCGACGATGCGGGTTGGCGCTGCCGTGGCCGAAGGATTCGGCAAGGTCGCGCATGAGATTCGCATGCTCAGTCTGGAAAACGCCTTTCTGGATGCGGATGTGGCGGATTTCGACGGGCGGATGCGCAGCTATCTGGGGCTTGGCCCCGAGAGTGCCTTGCCCTGCACCGCGGAACCGAAGATCGACGGGCTCTCGCTGTCCTTGCGCTACGAAGACGGGCTGCTGGTGCAGGCCGCGACGCGGGGCGATGGCGAAGTGGGCGAGAATGTCACCGAAAACGCCCGCACCATTGCCGACATTCCGCAGCGCCTGACCGGGGCGCCTGCCGTGCTGGAAGTCCGCGGCGAGGTCTACATGAGCCATGCCGATTTTGCGGCGCTGAATGCGCGGCAGGCGGAGCGGGGCGACAAGACGTTCGCCAATCCGCGCAATGCCGCCGCGGGCTCCGTGCGCCAGCTCGACGCCCGGATCACCGCCTCCAGACCCTTGAAATTCTTTGCCTATTCCTGGGGCGTTCTGTCCGAACCGCTCTCGGACACGCAATTGGGCGCGATCGAGCGGCTCAAGGCGCTCGGCTTTCAGACCAATCCGCTGACCCGGCTTTGCGCCGATACGGCCGAAATGCTTGCCCATTACCGCGCGATCGAAGCGCAGCGGGCCACGCTTGGCTATGACATCGATGGCGTCGTCTACAAGGTCAACGATCTTGCCCTGCAGGCGCGGCTCGGCTTTCGGTCGACCACGCCCCGCTGGGCGATCGCGCATAAGTTTCCGGCCGAACTGGCCTGGACGCGGCTGGAAAAGATCGAGATTCAGGTCGGCCGCACCGGGGCGCTCTCGCCCGTGGCGCGGCTGGCCCCGGTCACCGTCGGCGGTGTCGTCGTCTCGAATGCGACGCTGCACAACGAGGATTACATCGCCGGGCTCTCCTCGAAGGGCGAGGTGATCCGCGACGGCAAGGACATCCGCGAGGGCGACTGGGTGCAGGTCTATCGCGCCGGTGACGTGATCCCCAAGGTCGCCGATGTCGATCTGTCGCGCCGCGATCCCGCAGCGCAACCCTTTGTTTTTCCGCATCTTTGCCCGGAATGCGGCTCCGAGGCGCTGCGCGAGGAAGGCGATGCCGTGCGCCGTTGCACCGGCGGCCTGATCTGCCCGGCGCAGGCGGTGGAGAAGCTGAAACACTTCGTCTCCCGCGCCGCTTTCGACATCGAGGGGCTGGGGGCAAAACAGGTCGAGGCCTTTTACAAGGATGGCTGGATCCGCGAACCGGCCGAGATCTTCACCCTTCAGGCGCGCTTCGGCGCCGGGCTGCAACAGCTGAAGAACCGCGAGGGCTGGGGCGAGAAATCCGCGCAAAACCTGTTTCAGGCGATTGAAGAGAAACGCAAAATCCCGCTTGCCCGGCTGATCTTCGCGCTTGGCATCCGCCATGTCGGCGAAAGCTCGGCCGCCCTTTTCGCCACGCATTACCTGACCTGGGAGCGGTTCGAAGCCGCGATGCGCGCCGCCGTTCCCGGCTCGGCCGAATGGCAGGAGCTGCTCAGCATCGATGGCGTCGGCGAGACTTTGGCCGCCTCGGTGACCGCGGCCTTTCATCCCGGCGCCGAACGCGACGCGATCGACCGGCTGGTGACGCATCTGACCGTCGAGCCCGCCGTGCCGCGCGCAAGTGACAGCCCGGTGGCCGGTCTGACCGTCGTCTTCACCGGCACGCTCGAACGGATGACCCGGGCCGAGGCGAAGGCGCGCGCCGAGGCGCTGGGCGCCAAGGTCGCGGGCTCTGTTTCGGCCAAGACCGACATTCTGGTGGCCGGTCCGGGCGCCGGATCGAAGGCGAAGAAGGCCGCGGATCTGGGCGTCAGGGTGATCGACGAGGAGGCCTGGATCCGCCTCATCGGGGCGACATGA
- the recG gene encoding ATP-dependent DNA helicase RecG yields the protein MSGRPAALFPLFAAIETLPGIGAKTAKAMENLGITRPRDVLFTLPQAVIDRRPVSSIREVTPPLTVTVEVEVLTHMAARNRAGPSRVLVRDGAGAEFALVFFHARGDYLEKLLPKAGRRLVSGRLELFDGFAQMVHPDHVLPLDEVEKLPRFEPVYPLTAGVTQRVMAKAAEGALTRLPELPEWIDAALKAREGWPDWAAALRAAHAPQTQAETAVTAPARQRLAYDELFAHQMTLALARRQARHPKGRITEGTGALTAKVLKSLPFQPTGAQLRASREIAADMATPSRMNRLLQGDVGAGKTLVAFLALLTAVEAGGQGVLMAPTEILARQHFEGLGTLAAAAGVRMEVLTGRDKGAERARKLTDLLEGRIQILLGTHAVFQKDVVFQDLRLVIIDEQHRFGVAQRMELGAKGEMADVLVMTATPIPRSLALAQYGDMDVSLLDEKPPGRQPVTTALISTARIGEVVAHLARAVAEGRQAYWVCPLVEESERVDLASAEERFAHLRMVLGEGTVGLVHGQLPPAEKDAAMADFVAGKTRVLVATTVIEVGVNVPNASIMVIERAETFGLAQLHQLRGRVGRGAAKSTCLMLYQAPLSEGGERRLSILRDSEDGFRIAEEDLAMRGAGDVIGTAQSGLPRFRIADLERQAGLMALAQSDARVLLAMDPALESPRGQAARMLMWLTEQDRAIRLIEVG from the coding sequence ATGAGCGGCCGGCCGGCCGCGCTTTTCCCGCTTTTCGCCGCGATCGAGACCTTGCCGGGGATCGGGGCGAAGACGGCCAAGGCCATGGAAAACCTTGGTATTACCCGCCCGCGTGATGTGTTGTTCACGCTGCCGCAGGCGGTGATCGACCGCCGTCCGGTCAGCTCGATCCGCGAGGTGACGCCGCCGCTGACGGTGACGGTCGAGGTCGAGGTGCTGACCCATATGGCGGCGCGCAACCGCGCGGGCCCCTCGCGGGTGCTGGTGCGCGACGGCGCGGGGGCGGAATTCGCCCTCGTCTTCTTTCACGCGCGCGGCGATTATCTGGAGAAATTGCTGCCCAAGGCCGGGCGGCGGCTGGTCTCGGGGCGGCTCGAACTGTTCGACGGCTTTGCGCAGATGGTGCATCCCGACCATGTCCTGCCGCTGGACGAGGTCGAGAAACTGCCGCGATTCGAGCCGGTCTATCCGCTGACGGCCGGGGTGACGCAGCGGGTCATGGCGAAGGCGGCCGAGGGGGCGCTGACCCGTTTGCCCGAGCTGCCGGAATGGATCGATGCCGCGCTGAAGGCCCGCGAGGGCTGGCCCGACTGGGCCGCGGCGCTGCGCGCGGCGCATGCGCCGCAAACCCAGGCCGAGACCGCGGTCACCGCCCCCGCGCGGCAGCGTCTCGCCTATGACGAGCTGTTCGCGCATCAGATGACCCTGGCTTTGGCCCGTCGTCAGGCCCGCCATCCGAAGGGACGGATCACCGAGGGCACCGGGGCCTTGACGGCCAAGGTTCTGAAATCGCTTCCGTTTCAGCCCACCGGCGCGCAGCTGCGCGCCAGTCGCGAGATCGCCGCCGACATGGCGACGCCCAGCCGGATGAACCGTTTGCTGCAGGGCGATGTCGGCGCGGGCAAGACGCTCGTGGCTTTTCTGGCGCTTTTGACTGCGGTTGAAGCGGGCGGGCAGGGCGTCCTGATGGCGCCGACGGAAATTCTGGCGCGGCAGCATTTCGAGGGGCTGGGGACATTGGCCGCGGCGGCAGGCGTCCGGATGGAGGTTCTGACCGGCCGTGACAAGGGGGCGGAGCGGGCGCGCAAGCTGACGGATCTGCTCGAGGGGCGGATCCAGATTTTGCTGGGCACCCATGCGGTCTTTCAGAAAGACGTTGTTTTTCAAGATCTTCGTCTGGTCATCATCGACGAGCAGCACCGCTTTGGCGTGGCGCAAAGGATGGAGCTGGGCGCCAAGGGCGAGATGGCCGATGTGCTGGTGATGACGGCGACGCCGATCCCGCGCTCGCTGGCGCTGGCGCAATATGGCGACATGGATGTGAGCCTTCTGGATGAAAAACCGCCCGGACGGCAGCCGGTGACGACGGCGCTGATTTCGACCGCGCGGATCGGCGAGGTGGTGGCGCATCTGGCGCGTGCCGTGGCCGAGGGGCGGCAGGCCTATTGGGTTTGCCCGCTGGTCGAGGAAAGCGAACGGGTCGATCTGGCCTCGGCCGAGGAGCGCTTCGCGCATCTGCGCATGGTGCTGGGCGAGGGCACCGTGGGCCTGGTGCATGGGCAGCTGCCGCCCGCCGAAAAGGACGCCGCGATGGCGGATTTTGTGGCGGGAAAGACCCGGGTTCTGGTGGCGACGACGGTGATCGAAGTGGGGGTGAACGTGCCCAATGCCTCGATCATGGTGATCGAGCGGGCCGAGACCTTCGGTCTGGCGCAGCTGCATCAGCTGCGTGGCCGGGTCGGGCGGGGCGCGGCGAAATCGACCTGTCTGATGCTCTATCAGGCGCCGCTGAGCGAGGGGGGGGAGCGGCGGCTGTCGATCCTGCGCGACAGCGAGGACGGATTTCGCATTGCGGAAGAAGACCTTGCGATGCGCGGCGCGGGCGATGTGATCGGCACGGCGCAATCGGGCCTGCCGCGGTTCCGCATCGCCGATCTGGAGCGGCAGGCCGGGCTGATGGCGCTGGCGCAAAGCGATGCGCGGGTGCTTCTGGCGATGGACCCGGCGCTGGAGAGCCCGCGCGGGCAGGCGGCGCGGATGCTGATGTGGCTGACCGAGCAGGACCGGGCGATCCGGCTGATTGAGGTCGGTTAA
- a CDS encoding methyl-accepting chemotaxis protein encodes MHDPSRLLPVACNQFRRRITRIATDALDLGRDVAEVASALEALEKLADSQISLLRSAQTAAETVQDANARVLDGAQRVGQSADATLGMVEETAAQLRETSAHAQTIASWVRSAIARMEELNETLTRVQAENAGIKSVAMQVNILAINAKIEAARAGDAGRGFAVVAEAINELSRRTAAASEGIGNAVGGLTGSIRALHDEAGAISTDADAVLTGATGTDAALGRMLGGLTQTRAAVTEIATRAAEVNSANASFGPAFRRMAEGMQQTSTEVHEATQKTRTLIIAGETIVQEAVELGGALADTAFIEAVKSAAEEVGQLFEAGISAGRISAGTLFETRYSPIAGSNPAQVMAPFTGFTDAVLPAVQERVLSLSPEIVFCAAVDRNGYLPTHNRKFSQPQGPDPVWNAANCRNRRIFNDRVGLRAGQSTAPFLLQIYRRDMGGGNFVLMKDLSAPIFVSGRHWGGLRLAYRM; translated from the coding sequence TTGCATGACCCATCCCGCCTCCTCCCCGTCGCTTGCAACCAGTTCCGAAGGCGCATCACCCGCATCGCGACCGACGCGCTCGATCTGGGCCGGGATGTCGCCGAGGTGGCCAGTGCGCTCGAGGCGCTGGAAAAGCTCGCGGATTCGCAGATCTCGCTGTTGCGCAGCGCGCAGACGGCGGCCGAGACGGTGCAGGACGCGAATGCCCGGGTGCTGGACGGTGCGCAGCGTGTCGGCCAAAGCGCCGATGCGACGCTGGGCATGGTCGAGGAGACGGCGGCGCAGCTGCGCGAAACCTCGGCCCATGCGCAGACGATCGCCAGCTGGGTGCGCTCGGCGATCGCGCGGATGGAGGAGCTGAACGAGACACTGACCCGGGTGCAGGCGGAAAATGCCGGGATCAAATCCGTGGCGATGCAGGTCAACATCCTGGCGATCAACGCGAAAATCGAAGCGGCCCGGGCGGGCGACGCGGGCCGCGGCTTTGCCGTCGTGGCCGAGGCGATCAACGAACTCTCGCGCCGGACGGCCGCCGCTTCCGAGGGGATCGGCAATGCCGTGGGCGGGCTGACCGGCTCGATCCGCGCCCTGCATGACGAGGCGGGCGCGATTTCGACCGATGCCGATGCGGTGCTGACCGGTGCGACGGGCACCGATGCGGCGCTTGGCCGGATGCTGGGCGGGCTGACGCAGACCCGCGCGGCGGTGACCGAAATCGCCACCCGCGCCGCCGAGGTGAACAGCGCCAACGCCTCCTTCGGCCCGGCCTTCCGCCGCATGGCCGAGGGCATGCAGCAAACCTCGACCGAGGTGCATGAAGCGACCCAAAAGACCCGGACCCTGATCATCGCGGGCGAGACCATCGTGCAGGAGGCGGTCGAACTGGGCGGGGCGCTGGCCGACACCGCCTTCATCGAGGCGGTGAAATCCGCCGCCGAAGAGGTGGGCCAGCTGTTCGAGGCGGGCATTTCCGCGGGCCGGATCAGTGCCGGCACGCTTTTCGAGACGCGCTACAGCCCGATCGCGGGCAGCAATCCGGCGCAGGTGATGGCGCCCTTCACCGGCTTTACCGACGCCGTCCTGCCCGCGGTGCAGGAACGGGTGCTGAGCCTCTCGCCCGAGATCGTGTTTTGCGCCGCCGTCGACCGCAACGGCTATCTGCCGACGCACAACCGGAAATTCTCGCAGCCGCAGGGGCCGGATCCGGTCTGGAACGCCGCGAACTGCCGCAACCGGCGCATCTTCAACGACCGCGTCGGGCTGCGGGCCGGGCAATCGACCGCGCCCTTCCTGCTGCAGATCTACCGGCGCGACATGGGCGGCGGCAATTTCGTGCTGATGAAGGATCTCTCGGCGCCGATCTTCGTTTCGGGGCGGCATTGGGGCGGGCTGCGTCTGGCCTATCGGATGTAA
- a CDS encoding iron-sulfur cluster assembly scaffold protein, translating to MSDADLFKLYADRVLALAAAIPHTEPLPDPALRATKRAPLCGSTVSVALRLEGGRITAFSQTVHACALGQASAAIFGAEVIGRSRSEVQALCESLAAMLRGGPVPAAPFAQYEVLTAARDYPNRHASILLAPEATLSALTAV from the coding sequence ATGAGCGATGCCGATCTTTTCAAACTCTATGCCGATCGCGTGCTGGCGCTGGCCGCCGCGATCCCGCACACCGAGCCGCTGCCCGATCCGGCGCTGCGCGCCACGAAACGGGCGCCGCTTTGCGGCTCGACCGTCTCGGTGGCGCTGCGGCTGGAGGGCGGGCGCATCACCGCCTTTTCCCAGACCGTGCATGCCTGCGCCTTGGGCCAGGCCTCGGCCGCGATTTTCGGTGCCGAAGTGATCGGGCGTTCGCGGTCCGAGGTGCAGGCGCTGTGCGAAAGCCTGGCCGCCATGCTGCGCGGTGGCCCGGTCCCCGCCGCGCCCTTCGCGCAATACGAGGTCCTGACCGCCGCGCGCGACTATCCGAACCGTCACGCCTCGATTCTGCTTGCGCCGGAGGCGACTTTGTCGGCTCTCACGGCGGTTTGA
- the hisI gene encoding phosphoribosyl-AMP cyclohydrolase yields MGFDPQSLKYDANGLIPAIAQEAGTGEVLMMAWMNAESLARTLATGQVTYWSRSRQAFWAKGENSGHVQKLVELRIDCDRDCLLLLVTQAGPACHTNRRSCFYTALRGGEEVEILTPMAD; encoded by the coding sequence ATGGGTTTCGATCCGCAGAGCCTGAAATATGATGCCAACGGTCTGATCCCGGCGATTGCGCAGGAGGCGGGCACGGGCGAGGTGCTGATGATGGCCTGGATGAACGCCGAAAGCCTGGCGCGGACTTTGGCGACGGGGCAGGTGACCTATTGGAGCCGCTCGCGGCAGGCGTTCTGGGCCAAGGGCGAAAACTCGGGTCATGTGCAAAAGCTGGTCGAGCTGCGGATCGATTGCGACCGGGATTGTCTTTTGCTGCTGGTGACGCAGGCGGGTCCGGCCTGTCACACCAACCGCCGGTCGTGTTTCTACACGGCGCTGCGCGGCGGCGAAGAGGTCGAGATCCTGACCCCGATGGCGGACTGA
- a CDS encoding Hint domain-containing protein: MDRQATGRGEGGARAPASSASAFTFDSRLGAEGAHGVAGFAMGSRVATMDGLLPVEFLNLGDRIVTRSGMRVLRGLSSLPLVSRLVGIAPGALGHDRPGQAMVLGSGTQVLLRDWRAEVMFGTAQALVAVERLIDGQFITRITGRKIRIFALHFEAPEVIYADGVEIGCKPLALRS, from the coding sequence ATGGACAGGCAGGCCACGGGGCGCGGGGAGGGCGGGGCCAGGGCGCCCGCATCTTCGGCGTCCGCCTTCACATTCGATTCCCGTCTGGGCGCCGAGGGCGCGCATGGGGTGGCGGGCTTCGCCATGGGCTCGCGCGTGGCGACGATGGACGGGCTCTTGCCGGTCGAATTCCTGAACCTGGGCGACCGGATCGTCACCCGCTCGGGGATGCGCGTGCTGCGCGGCCTGTCCAGCCTGCCGCTGGTGTCGCGGCTGGTCGGCATCGCGCCCGGGGCGCTGGGGCATGACCGGCCGGGGCAGGCGATGGTGCTGGGATCGGGCACGCAGGTGCTTTTGCGCGACTGGCGGGCCGAGGTGATGTTCGGCACCGCCCAGGCGCTGGTCGCGGTCGAGCGGCTGATCGACGGGCAGTTCATCACCCGCATCACCGGCCGCAAGATCCGCATCTTCGCGCTGCATTTCGAGGCGCCCGAGGTGATCTATGCCGATGGCGTCGAGATCGGCTGCAAGCCCCTGGCCTTGCGTAGCTGA
- a CDS encoding NAD(P)H-hydrate dehydratase — protein sequence MFRQITLTEEMRSRLAKSPEAHKYDHGHALILAGSPGKGGAARLAARAALRVGAGLVTLACPQISLAENAAQLTAIMLTALPDAYSLRGHFQDPRLNALCLGPGLGLPRALEMVPAALWLRRPTVLDADALTAFTADPGPLFNAMHDQTVITPHQGEFRRLFPDLAQGLEDGSLPRVAAARQAAARINCTVLLKGPETAIAHPSGAAAVHSATGPRAAPWLATAGSGDVLAGIITGLMARGLTPFEAACTGTWLHVEAALSFGPGLIAEDLPEELPKVFRALNL from the coding sequence ATGTTCCGCCAGATCACCTTGACCGAGGAGATGCGTTCCCGCCTCGCCAAATCGCCCGAGGCGCATAAATACGACCACGGCCATGCGCTGATTCTGGCGGGCAGTCCCGGCAAGGGCGGCGCCGCCCGTCTGGCCGCGCGGGCCGCGCTGCGAGTGGGGGCGGGTCTGGTGACGCTCGCCTGTCCGCAGATCAGCCTGGCCGAGAATGCGGCGCAGCTGACCGCGATCATGCTGACCGCCCTGCCCGATGCCTATTCCCTGCGCGGCCATTTTCAGGACCCGCGGCTGAACGCGCTTTGCCTCGGCCCGGGGCTGGGCCTGCCGCGGGCGCTGGAAATGGTGCCCGCCGCGCTCTGGCTGCGCCGTCCCACCGTGCTGGATGCCGATGCGCTGACCGCCTTCACCGCCGATCCCGGCCCGCTGTTCAACGCGATGCATGATCAGACGGTGATCACCCCGCATCAGGGCGAATTCCGCCGCCTGTTCCCCGACCTTGCGCAGGGGCTCGAAGACGGCAGCCTGCCCCGCGTCGCCGCCGCCCGCCAGGCCGCCGCGCGGATCAACTGCACCGTGCTGCTCAAGGGCCCCGAAACCGCCATCGCCCATCCGTCGGGCGCGGCCGCCGTGCACAGCGCCACCGGCCCCCGCGCCGCGCCCTGGCTGGCCACGGCCGGATCGGGCGACGTTCTGGCGGGGATCATCACCGGGCTGATGGCGCGCGGGCTGACACCGTTCGAGGCCGCCTGCACCGGCACCTGGCTGCATGTCGAAGCCGCGCTGAGCTTCGGCCCCGGCCTGATCGCCGAGGATCTGCCCGAGGAATTGCCAAAGGTCTTCCGCGCGCTGAACCTCTGA
- a CDS encoding NAD(P)H-hydrate epimerase, translating to MTEILTSDDMRSLERAAIASGRASGLELMERAGAAVVEAIAEAWPDIRPPAVALRHAMILCGPGNNGGDGFVVARLLRRRGWKVTLYLYGEADRLPPDARANHDRWRRIGTIAPLPAAPDFSSADLVVDALFGLGLTRPLTGFGPIFAALASAGRPVLAIDLPSGRDADARADAAGWPSAPCSLAVTFHREKPAHAQLRAEGIGVIVKPIGL from the coding sequence ATGACGGAAATCCTGACGAGTGATGACATGCGCAGCCTCGAGAGGGCGGCCATCGCCTCCGGCCGCGCCAGCGGGCTCGAGCTGATGGAACGCGCGGGCGCGGCGGTGGTCGAGGCGATCGCCGAGGCCTGGCCCGACATCCGCCCGCCCGCGGTGGCGCTGCGCCATGCGATGATCCTTTGCGGGCCGGGCAACAACGGCGGCGACGGCTTCGTGGTCGCCCGGCTCCTGCGCCGCCGCGGCTGGAAGGTGACACTTTATCTTTACGGCGAGGCGGACCGGCTGCCGCCCGACGCCCGCGCCAATCACGACCGCTGGCGGCGCATCGGCACGATCGCGCCCCTGCCCGCCGCGCCCGATTTCAGCAGCGCCGATCTGGTCGTCGATGCGCTTTTCGGGCTTGGGCTGACGCGGCCCCTGACCGGCTTCGGCCCGATCTTCGCGGCGCTGGCCAGCGCGGGGCGGCCGGTGCTGGCGATCGACCTGCCTTCGGGGCGCGATGCCGATGCGCGGGCCGATGCCGCGGGCTGGCCCTCGGCGCCCTGTTCGCTGGCGGTCACCTTCCACCGCGAAAAACCCGCACATGCGCAGCTGCGCGCCGAGGGCATCGGCGTCATCGTCAAACCGATCGGCCTTTAG